The genomic DNA CCACGAGGGCCTGCAGCTCGACCGCTTCATCCAGGGCACCGACAGCCAGCTCGACGTGCTCTTCGTGGTGAGCAACACCACCACCATGAAGGACTTCCAGACGCGGCTCAAGACGGCGCTGCCCGGGTGGCTGGAGCGCGCGCGGCAGGCCGGGGTGGACGTGCGCGTCGGCGTGACGAGCACGGGCCTGAGCACCCGCTCGCCCGCCTGCACCAACGCGACGGCGGGTGGCGACGCGGGCCGGCTCGTGCCCGCGGACGGACACCGCGCCCGCACCGCCTCGAGCACCTCGGCCACGGCGGCGGCCACGGTGCAGGCCAACATCGACGACGTGGGGCTGTGCCACAACCTGGTGCAGGGCCTGGAGACGATGCGCCAGGGCCTGTCCTCGCCCCTCATCACCAGCATGGATGACCCGCGCACCCCGCTGCCCAACGACGGAAACCAGGGCTTCCTGCGCTCCACGGCCCGGCTCGCCGTGGTGGTGGTGGCCGACGAGGACGACCACTCGGGTTTCGAGCCGGAGAGCTACGTGCAGTTCCTCCAGGCGCTCAAGGGCACCGGCATGGCCCACCGCAGCCAGATGTACGCGCTCGTGCCCACCGACGCGCGCTGCACCACCGCGGGCGGGCCCGGCACGCGCTTCTCCGCCGTCGCCCAGGCCACCGGCGGCGCCGTGGACTCCATCTGCCTGGGGGACTACGGCCCCTTCCTGGACAAGCTGCTCCAGCGCGCCGAGGGACTGCAGGCGGACTTCCCCCTGACGGCCACACCCAATGGCCTGGAGGAGATGTCCGTCCGGGTGGGGGGCACGACGATCGGCACGGACAAGTGGACCTATGACACGCGGCGCAACGCGGTCGTCTTCAACGCGGACGCGGTGCCCGTGCCGGGACAGACCCTGGAGGTGCGCTACCGCAGCGTCTGCGCGTCCCCCTGAGCCCCCGCCCGGCCCCCTGGACCCCGCCTGGAGAACCCGGGCGGGGTCCCTTCCGTTGGTCCCCCCAGGACGGATATGGTGGGACCTTCCCGTGGAAACCTTCGGCCGCTACGAACTGCTGCGCAAACTGGCGACGGGTGGAATGGGTCAGGTCTTCCTGGCCCGGCAGAAGGGACCCGTGGGCTTCCAGAAGCTGCTGGTGCTCAAGCGGCTCCTGCCCCACCTGTCCGAGGACCAGGACTTCATCCAGATGTTCCTGGACGAGGCGCGTATCGCCGGGGTGCTCAACCACCCGAACATCGCGCAGATCTACGACCTGGGGGATGTGGACGGCGTCTTCTACATCGCCATGGAGTACGTGCAGGGCGAGTCCGTCAATCAGGTGAACATCCGTGCCCGCCGCACCAAGGGCGCCCTGCCCCTGGGGCTCAAGTGCCGCATCATCGCGGACGCGGCCGCGGGGTTGGACCATGCGCACCAGGCGCGCACGCCCTCGGGCCGCCGGCTCGGCCTCATCCACCGGGACGTGTCCCCCCAGAACGTGCTGGTGGGCTTCAACGGCAACGTGAAGCTCATCGACTTCGGCGTGGCCAAGGCCGCGGGCAAGCTGTCCCAGACGATGGTGGGCACCATCAAGGGCAAGCACGCGTACATGTCCCCGGAACAGGCGCGAGGGGAAGAGCTCGACGCGCGCTCGGACGTGTATGGCCTGGGCATCGTCTTCCACGAGCTGCTGACGAGCCAGCGGCTCTTCAAGCGGGAGACGGACCTGGCCACCCTCAAGGCCGTGGTGGGCGCCCGGGTGCCGCCTCCCTCGGAGCTCGTGCCCGGCATCCCCAAGGAGCTGGACCTCGTGGTGATGAAGGCCCTCGCCCGCCGGCGCGACGAGCGCTACCAGAGCGCTGGAGAGCTCCAGCTCGCGCTGGAGGACTTCCTCCTGTCCGAGCGGCTGCCGGGCACCCAGGCCCACCTCACCGCCTTCATGAAGGACCTGTACGCCCCCGAACTGGAGGACGAGCGCTTCGCCACCGAGCCCACCGTCATCCAGTACGACCCGCGGCTGCTGCGGGAGCAGGCCGCGGCCCCGGCGCGCGAGACGAGTTCCCCCTCGGCGACGAAGGTGGGCGCGGTCCAGGGCCCCGTGCAGCCGCCGCGCCTGCGCCCCACCGCCCCGGCGAGCGCGCCTCCCGCCCGGCGGGCCCAGGTCGTCACGCACGCCCCTCGCGGCCCGGGCAACCCCGCGCGTGACCGCAGCGAGGAGACGGAAGACTAGTCCCCCTCCACTTGACAGTCCGCCTCCGAGAGGAGAAGGTCCGCCGCGAAGTTGATTTTGATTATCACAGTCAATTCCTCTTGACGAGGAATCGCGTTCATGGCCTTGGCCCGGAGTGGAGTCGCCGTCATGCAGAAGCTCGCCATGCTGTTGCCGCTCGTGAGCGCCGTCCTCATGAGTTCTCCCGTCCGAGCGGAGCCCGTCAAGGGAATCGATGGCCGGACGGTGGAGGTCGCCGTGCCCAAGCGGGTGGTGGCGGTCAACTCCGCGCTGGTGGAGATCCTGTTCGCGCTGGGCAAGGGGGACACCGTCGTCGGCACCGACGTGGCGGGCACCTACCCTCCCGCGCTGGAGAAGATCGCCAAGGTGGGACACCCCTACCATCCGAGCGTCGAGGGCATCATCAGCCTGACGCCGGACGTGGTGGTGGCCAGCGAGGAGAACATGCCGTCCGCCACCGCCGAGCAGCTCCGGAGCGCGAAGCTGCCCGTGCTCGTCCTGGAGAACTCCAGCAAGGACGGGGTGGAGGGGCTCAAGCGGCGCATCTCCCAGCTCGCGCGGCTCTACCAGGTCCCCGAGGCCGGCCAGCGGATGATCCAGGACATCGACACACGGCTCGGAGCGCTCCAGAAGAAGATCGCCGCGGTGAAGAAGAAGCCCCGCATCCTCTTCCTCTACGCGCACGGGCCCGGCGAGGCCTTCGTCTACGGACGCGACACGGGCGTCCACGTGCTCATCGAGCTGGCGGGAGGCCAGAACGCGGCGGACTTCACCACGGGGACGAAGGTGCTGACGGCGGAGGGCATGGTGCAGGCCTCGCCCGACGCCATCATCCTGCTCCACCGGGGGCTCAAGGCGGTGGGCGGCCCCGAGGGCGTCTTGAAGATGCCGGGCGTGGCCCTGACGCCGGCGGGCCAGCAGCGGAAGATCTTCGCCGTGGACGACACCATCCGCTGGGTCGGCCCCCGCTTCCCCCAGTTCGCGGACACCCTGTTCAACGATCTGCATGCGACCCCTCGGCCTTGAACGTTCCGGGATGCCCGGGTTCCACGCGCCGGCCTTCTGGGGCCGACGGACCCGGGGGCTGCTCGTCCTCGTGCCGCTGCTGCTCGCGTGCGTCATTGCCTCCCTGGGAACGGGAGCGGTGTCCATCAGCCCCACCCAGGTGATTTCCATCCTGTTCGAGCAGGTGGGCCTGCCGCGCCTCACCGACTTCACGCCCCAGCAGGCCGCGGTCCTCCAGGCCATCCGCCTGCCCCGCGTCTGCATGGGCGTGCTCGTCGGCGCCGCGCTGGCCGTGGCCGGAGCGGCGCTCCAGGGCCTGCTGCGCAATCCCCTCGCCGATCCGGGACTGCTCGGCGTGTCGGGCGGGGCCTCGGTCGCCGTGGCCGCCGTCACCGTGTTCAACCTGCGGGTGCTCGGCACCTTCACCGTGCCCGTGGCGGCGTTCCTCGGCAGCCTCATGGCCATCCTCGTCGTCTCGTCCCTCGCCCACGAGAACGGCAGGACGAACGTCGCGATGATGCTGCTGTGTGGCATCGCCATCAACGCGCTGTGCGTGTCCTGCACGGGCCTCTTCACCTACCTCTCGACCGACGATCAGCTGCGCATCCTCGCCTTCTGGCAGCTCGGCTCGCTCGCCGGAGCCACCTGGACGTCTGTCTCCGCGCTGGCGCCGCTCGTGCTCGTGTGCGTGGTGGGCATGACCTGGCTCGCCAACCCGCTCAATGCCCTGCTGCTGGGCGAGTCGAACGCGCGGCACCTGGGCATCCCCGTGGAGCGGCTCAAGTGGACCATCATCTCGCTCGTGGCGCTGGGCGTGGGCGCCGCGGTGGCCGTGTCCGGGATGATCGGCTTCATCGGACTCATGGTGCCCCACCTCGTGCGCCTGAGCCTGGGCTCCAACCACCGGGCGCTGCTGCCCTTGTCGACCCTGCTGGGCGCCTCGCTGCTCGTGCTCTCGGACCTGGTCGCCCGCACCGTCGTCATCCCCTCCGAGCTGCCCATCGGCATCGTCACCTCGCTCGCGGGCGCCCCCTTCTTCCTCTACCTGCTGCTGCGCCAGCGGAGGCTCCACACCCCATGACCGCGGCCCTCGACGTGCGCGAGCTGCATTGCCGGATCGGCGGGACGAGCCTGCTGTCCGGCATCCACTTCGCCCTGGAGCCCGGCCAGTTCCTCGCCATCATCGGCCGCAATGGCGCGGGCAAGAGCACCCTGCTCAAACATGTGACGGGGGAGCTTCCCGCTCGCGAGGGCGAGGTCCGGCTCTTCGGCACGCCGCTCGCGAGCCACCCGGGCGAGGAGCTGGCGCTCCGGCGAGCCGTGGTGCCACAAACCACCCACCTCCAGTTCGCCTACGAGACGCTGGAGGTCGTCATGCTGGGAAGGATTCCCCACCAGCGCCGCCGCCCCGAGTCACGAGAGGACGTGCGCATCGCCCGGGAGTGCCTGGAGCGGGTGGGGCTCGGCGGGTACGAGACCCGCGACTACCTGACGCTGTCCGGAGGCGAGCAGCAGCGGGTCCACATCGCGCGGGCCCTCGCTCAAATCCACGGCACGCCGGGCGACCGGTTGCTGCTCATGGACGAACCCACGAGCAGCCTGGACGTGGCCCATCAACACAAGACGCTCCAGCTCGTGAAGGACTTGAACCGGGAAGGCATCGCGGCGCTGCTCATCCTCCATGACCTGAACCTGGTGGCGCAGTACGCGGACCGGGTGCTGGTGCTCGCCGAGCGGAAGGCGCTCGCCTTCGGGCCGCCCAACGAAGTCATGACGACGGACATCCTCGGCCGGGCGTTCGGCTACCCCATGACGGCGCTCGCCCACCCGTGGCTGTCCTGCCCGCTCATCGTCTCGGGCGAACAGTCCCTCTGAGCGCCGTTCGCTGAAGGGAAACAGGCGTTGGGCTAGAGTCGCGGCGCATGGGCGTTCACGACTACCGATGCAGTGTCTGCGATACCCCCGCCTCCTATGACTGCGGCGAGGCCACGGGCGAGCCCTGTGAGCAGGAGGGGCTGGGCGAGGATCAGGCCGTGCTCGACCTGTTCTATTTCGCGGCGGCTGACGCACCGGAGCACTTCGAGGAGTTCGAGCAAGCGCGAGGGAAGGCCCGCCGCGTCGAGACGAAGACGTTCGGCTACGATTGGGGTGATTGGGAATTCGTGCCCAGTCTCAACTACCGCCAACTGCTCATGGACGACGAGGACGCCGCGGGCATCTGGGCCATTCAGCCCTTCGACGAGGGGGGAGAAGGCAGTCCCGTCTCCATCGACATCCCCGAGGGCGAGCGGGTCTGGGTGGTGAACTACTGCCCTTCGTGTCGCGAGTTGTTCGTGGATGGAGGCAAGCCCCAGGACCCGCCCTGTATCGAATACCTGCGCACCATCGCCGAGAACCTGGGGATGGACCTGGGCGTGGAGAAGACGCCCTTCATCGAGGCGGTCCGCCAACGTGTCGCCCGAAGACGCCCAACGGGCCGGTGAGCCCAAAAACAACCGTGGCGAAAACAGCCCCACCGGATTGACAGCATATGGGCCACTTCATTTAACCTTATTGCTTCTCCATCCAGAAGGGACTGCCATGACGACGAAGGTCGAGAAGAAGTTCCCGCGCAGCAAGGTCATCGAGCGCCAGAACGAGCGTGCTCGCGAAGTGCTCGAGCTGGACGAGAACTCCCTGGAGAGCGTGCGCGGTGGTGGCGCCAAGTACGGCCTGCCGCCTCCTCCGCCGGACGAGATCTTCAAGCCCAAGTTCTAGTCACCCCGGTTCGCGCGCCCCCGCCCATGCCGCCTCCAGTCGTTCAGCCCCGCACGGCGTATGCCGTGTGGGAGCTCACCCTGAAGTGCAACCTCGCCTGTGGCCATTGCGGCTCCCGGGCGGGGGACAAGCGCAATGACGAGCTCTCTCCCCAGGAGGCGCTCGACCTGGTCCGCCAGCTCGCCGAGGTGGGCATCCAGGAAGTCACCATCGAGGGCGGAGAGGCATTCCTCCGCCCCGACTGGCTCGACATCGCGCGAGCCATCACCGATCACGGCATGCGCTGCACCATGACGACGGGCGGCTATGGCCTGTCGCGCGAGACGGCGCGCCGCATGAAGGAGGCGGGCATCGCGCACGTCTCCGTCTCCGTGGACGGATTGGAAGCCACGCACGATCGCATCCGTGGCCGTCCCAAGTCCTTTCTCTTCTGCTTCCAGACGCTGGGCCACTTCCGCGAGGTGGGCCTGCCGTTCAGCGCCAACACGCAGATCAACCGCCTGTCCGCCCCCGAGCTGCCCGCGCTGTACGAGCGCCTGAGGGACGCGGGCATCCGTGCCTGGCAGGTGCAGCTCACCACGCCCATGGGCAATGGAGCGGACAACGCGTGGATGCTGTTGCAGCCCGCGGAGCTGCCGGACTTCTACCGGATGCTCGCCCGCATCGCGCTGCGCGCCCGCGAGGAGTCGCGCGTGGCATTGGTGCCCGCCAATGACATTGGCTATTTCGGCCCGTATGACGACCTGCTCTTCTCGAGCGTGGGCAAGGTGTGGGCGGGCTGCAAGGCGGGGCTGTCGGTGCTGGGCATCCATGCCGACGGCGGCATCAAGGGTTGCCCCACCCTGCCGGCCGAGTACGTGGGCGGCAACATCCGCCAGCAGCCCCTGACCGACATCCTGGAGTCACGCGAGCTCACCTTCAACGTGGCGGCCGGCACGGACGAGGGCACCGCGCACATGTGGGGCTACTGCGGAAGCTGCAAGTACGCCGCGGCCTGCCGGGGCGGATGCACCCAGCAGGCGCACGTGCTCTTCGACCGGCGCGGCAACAACCCCTTCTGCCACCACCGCTCGCTGGAACTGGCCGGGCGGGGCCTGCGCGAGCGAGTCGTTCCCGGCACGCCGGGCCCGGGAAAGCCCTTCGACCACGGCGTCTTCGACTTGATCGAGGAGCCGTTGAATGCGCCCTGGCCCGAGAACGACCCCCACCGCTTCACCTACGAGCGCGTGGCGTGGCCCTCGGGTTGGGAGCTCTTCCCCATCCCCGGCGAGCACCAGGCCCCGGCTGGAGCGGCGTAGCGACGCCCGGCCCGGAGCCGGTGCGGAGTCAAATGTCCCTCTGAGAAGATGCTCGGATGGATGTCATGGCCGCGCGGGTGAGGGAACTCGAGCGAGAACACAAGCGCCAACAACGGGCGCTGTCGGAAGCACGAGCGCTGTTGAGGCTGTCCACGAGGGCACGAGGACTCACGCTGGGAGGCAGGGGCCGGCGTCACCCTCCGGATGTCCGGAGTCAGGTCCGAGGGCTCGTCGAGCAGGCCATCATCGAGGGCGCTCGCCAGTCCTCCGCCTGCCGTCTGCTGGGCCTGTCCTCGCGAACCCTCCAACGCTGGCGCCACCCCGCTCATGCACGGGACGGGCGAAGCCAGACACGGCGCGCCCCGGCCAACCGGCTCGATGAACACGAGAGACGTCTCGCCCTGGAGTTGCTTCGCTCTCCCTCGTTCCAAGGGCTCTCTCCCCGGCAGATCGTCCCGAGACTCGCGGATCAGGACCGCTATCTCGCCTCGGAATCCACGCTGTACCGGCTGCTGCGCGCGCAAAGGAGGACCCCGTCCGCTCGCGGCGGCGGCGCTCCATCCCATTCCCCGCCAGAGCAAGCCGCCGTGGCTCCCAATCAAATCTGGAGCTGGGACATCACCTACCTGAGAGGCCCGGAGCGAGGCGCCTTTCTCTACCTGTACCTGGTGATGGATGTCTTCAGCCGGCGCATCATGGGCTGGCGCATCCACCTCGAGGAGAGCGCCCGGCGCGCCGCCTTGCTCATCCGGCAGGTGTGCCACCGCCAGGGTGTAGAGCCCTCGGGGCTCATCCTCCACGCCGACAACGGCGGCCCCATGAAGGGCAGCGCCCTGGTGAAGACGCTGCGGCGGCTGGGCATTGTCCCCTCCTACAGCCGCCCGCGGGTGAGCAACGACAACACCTTCGTGGAGTCCCTCTTCGGCACCCTCAAGGGCCGTCCCAGCTACCCACGCGAGCACTTCTCCTCCGCCGCGACGGCCCGGGCCTGGGTCTCGCGCTTCGTCGACTGGTACAACCGCGAGCACCTGCA from Melittangium boletus DSM 14713 includes the following:
- a CDS encoding serine/threonine protein kinase: METFGRYELLRKLATGGMGQVFLARQKGPVGFQKLLVLKRLLPHLSEDQDFIQMFLDEARIAGVLNHPNIAQIYDLGDVDGVFYIAMEYVQGESVNQVNIRARRTKGALPLGLKCRIIADAAAGLDHAHQARTPSGRRLGLIHRDVSPQNVLVGFNGNVKLIDFGVAKAAGKLSQTMVGTIKGKHAYMSPEQARGEELDARSDVYGLGIVFHELLTSQRLFKRETDLATLKAVVGARVPPPSELVPGIPKELDLVVMKALARRRDERYQSAGELQLALEDFLLSERLPGTQAHLTAFMKDLYAPELEDERFATEPTVIQYDPRLLREQAAAPARETSSPSATKVGAVQGPVQPPRLRPTAPASAPPARRAQVVTHAPRGPGNPARDRSEETED
- a CDS encoding heme/hemin ABC transporter substrate-binding protein — encoded protein: MALARSGVAVMQKLAMLLPLVSAVLMSSPVRAEPVKGIDGRTVEVAVPKRVVAVNSALVEILFALGKGDTVVGTDVAGTYPPALEKIAKVGHPYHPSVEGIISLTPDVVVASEENMPSATAEQLRSAKLPVLVLENSSKDGVEGLKRRISQLARLYQVPEAGQRMIQDIDTRLGALQKKIAAVKKKPRILFLYAHGPGEAFVYGRDTGVHVLIELAGGQNAADFTTGTKVLTAEGMVQASPDAIILLHRGLKAVGGPEGVLKMPGVALTPAGQQRKIFAVDDTIRWVGPRFPQFADTLFNDLHATPRP
- a CDS encoding FecCD family ABC transporter permease translates to MPGFHAPAFWGRRTRGLLVLVPLLLACVIASLGTGAVSISPTQVISILFEQVGLPRLTDFTPQQAAVLQAIRLPRVCMGVLVGAALAVAGAALQGLLRNPLADPGLLGVSGGASVAVAAVTVFNLRVLGTFTVPVAAFLGSLMAILVVSSLAHENGRTNVAMMLLCGIAINALCVSCTGLFTYLSTDDQLRILAFWQLGSLAGATWTSVSALAPLVLVCVVGMTWLANPLNALLLGESNARHLGIPVERLKWTIISLVALGVGAAVAVSGMIGFIGLMVPHLVRLSLGSNHRALLPLSTLLGASLLVLSDLVARTVVIPSELPIGIVTSLAGAPFFLYLLLRQRRLHTP
- a CDS encoding heme ABC transporter ATP-binding protein, coding for MTAALDVRELHCRIGGTSLLSGIHFALEPGQFLAIIGRNGAGKSTLLKHVTGELPAREGEVRLFGTPLASHPGEELALRRAVVPQTTHLQFAYETLEVVMLGRIPHQRRRPESREDVRIARECLERVGLGGYETRDYLTLSGGEQQRVHIARALAQIHGTPGDRLLLMDEPTSSLDVAHQHKTLQLVKDLNREGIAALLILHDLNLVAQYADRVLVLAERKALAFGPPNEVMTTDILGRAFGYPMTALAHPWLSCPLIVSGEQSL
- a CDS encoding radical SAM/SPASM domain-containing protein translates to MPPPVVQPRTAYAVWELTLKCNLACGHCGSRAGDKRNDELSPQEALDLVRQLAEVGIQEVTIEGGEAFLRPDWLDIARAITDHGMRCTMTTGGYGLSRETARRMKEAGIAHVSVSVDGLEATHDRIRGRPKSFLFCFQTLGHFREVGLPFSANTQINRLSAPELPALYERLRDAGIRAWQVQLTTPMGNGADNAWMLLQPAELPDFYRMLARIALRAREESRVALVPANDIGYFGPYDDLLFSSVGKVWAGCKAGLSVLGIHADGGIKGCPTLPAEYVGGNIRQQPLTDILESRELTFNVAAGTDEGTAHMWGYCGSCKYAAACRGGCTQQAHVLFDRRGNNPFCHHRSLELAGRGLRERVVPGTPGPGKPFDHGVFDLIEEPLNAPWPENDPHRFTYERVAWPSGWELFPIPGEHQAPAGAA
- a CDS encoding IS3 family transposase, encoding MDVMAARVRELEREHKRQQRALSEARALLRLSTRARGLTLGGRGRRHPPDVRSQVRGLVEQAIIEGARQSSACRLLGLSSRTLQRWRHPAHARDGRSQTRRAPANRLDEHERRLALELLRSPSFQGLSPRQIVPRLADQDRYLASESTLYRLLRAQRRTPSARGGGAPSHSPPEQAAVAPNQIWSWDITYLRGPERGAFLYLYLVMDVFSRRIMGWRIHLEESARRAALLIRQVCHRQGVEPSGLILHADNGGPMKGSALVKTLRRLGIVPSYSRPRVSNDNTFVESLFGTLKGRPSYPREHFSSAATARAWVSRFVDWYNREHLHSRLGYVTPDDRYFGRDARVFQRRARLYEHARAQRPGRWSRHIRHWAPPTEPPRTRVRIPATTSLTLNGASSPASLSPGPE